From Dethiosulfovibrio salsuginis, a single genomic window includes:
- the cdaA gene encoding diadenylate cyclase CdaA has translation MAEILKHVKWQDIVDILVISFVVYRLLLLLYGTRAMQLVKGLLVIGLLSALARLLELSTISWFMGQILGIMVIAVPIVFQPELRKVLEELGRGNIWKRHKVQKRAESIADEISKALIYMKSQRIGALLVLQRETGLKDFWRTAVILDAAISQELLISLFWINNPLHDGAVILDQSRIIAAGCYLPLTENSELSRWIGTRHRAGLGVTEVSDSISLIVSEERGEVSLAINGHLSRNLKDDQVHKLLVHYFSDEDTSQQSFLDTLREEIKSLGAKEV, from the coding sequence GTGGCGGAGATATTGAAACACGTAAAATGGCAGGACATAGTGGATATTCTGGTAATTTCCTTTGTCGTGTACCGTCTTCTTCTGCTTCTTTACGGAACCAGAGCGATGCAGCTCGTCAAAGGGCTATTGGTGATAGGCCTGCTCTCCGCCCTGGCCAGATTGCTCGAATTATCCACGATTTCCTGGTTTATGGGTCAGATCCTGGGAATAATGGTTATAGCCGTGCCTATCGTCTTTCAGCCGGAGTTGAGAAAAGTCCTTGAAGAGCTTGGAAGGGGAAACATTTGGAAAAGGCATAAGGTCCAGAAGCGAGCCGAGTCTATAGCCGATGAGATATCCAAGGCTCTGATATACATGAAGAGCCAGAGGATAGGCGCTCTTTTGGTGTTACAGAGGGAGACGGGGCTAAAGGATTTCTGGAGGACGGCGGTCATACTGGACGCAGCTATCTCTCAGGAACTGCTTATCTCCCTTTTCTGGATAAACAACCCTCTCCACGATGGGGCGGTAATACTGGATCAATCCAGAATAATAGCCGCTGGATGCTATCTGCCTCTGACGGAAAACAGCGAGCTTTCCAGGTGGATAGGCACTAGACACAGGGCAGGGCTTGGGGTTACCGAGGTCTCCGATTCGATCTCTCTCATAGTGTCCGAGGAGCGAGGAGAGGTCTCTCTGGCTATAAACGGTCATCTTTCGAGAAACCTGAAAGACGACCAGGTCCATAAACTTCTGGTTCATTATTTCTCCGACGAGGATACCTCTCAACAGTCTTTCCTGGACACTCTACGGGAAGAGATAAAGTCCCTAGGGGCCAAGGAGGTTTAA